The Kitasatospora paranensis genome has a window encoding:
- a CDS encoding helix-turn-helix domain-containing protein, with the protein MSTAPLSPSQLLAELAGYGSDEPLRVKQVAAALGISPETAYRVVRAGRIPSYRVGVGSGTIRIPREGFRAYLREHGIPIGLISQAR; encoded by the coding sequence ATGAGCACCGCACCTCTGTCACCTTCCCAGCTTCTGGCAGAGCTGGCCGGGTACGGCTCGGACGAACCGCTGAGGGTGAAGCAGGTCGCCGCCGCGCTCGGGATCTCTCCGGAGACGGCCTACCGCGTGGTGCGGGCCGGACGGATCCCGTCCTACCGGGTGGGTGTCGGGTCCGGCACGATCCGGATCCCCCGCGAGGGCTTCCGCGCCTACCTCCGCGAGCACGGCATCCCGATCGGCCTGATCTCCCAGGCCCGCTGA
- a CDS encoding peptide deformylase — MPTDSQPTEPFIAELKRWRDVRGLSQSALAKGVGYTPSYVSKVESGQQRPSRPFAEQADRLLHAGGALRRVFVELGAQVRAEAAVPPQAATDHIAGEAQGASVIVQHDDAELVYDGRFYRATQRRQLYNASPDPITRYLIRISVDRYPGNPERSNRLYRENPLTWEEISLSAKVGSEPVGWRVQHDRDAFKELWLLFENEDGRYPLYPGETTWIEYSYTVSDDKWGTWFQRAVRLPTERLSVRLNFPSDLDPAVWGTETTMTAAAFPFRTAIHQDATGGRRIYSWTTDDPPLHARYRLEWKFRASPDLEETRPPMPATSASEKMRSIGVVQAGDPILTNRARPFELPAEAEDARRVVAELNSGAERAAGIHVFSKGMGVAAPQLGIDRAAAIVRTADAETITLLNPHVIEESAESDEQYEGCWSFFDVRGMVPRPRSITVEHQTISGERRITIFEDAVARLVAHEIDHLEGILYTARMRKGLNPIPVSEYRGTGKSWTYGSEDSIRQ; from the coding sequence ATGCCGACCGATTCACAACCAACCGAGCCGTTCATCGCTGAGTTGAAGCGCTGGCGGGACGTGCGGGGCCTGTCCCAGTCCGCGCTGGCCAAGGGAGTGGGTTACACGCCCTCATATGTCTCGAAGGTCGAGAGTGGCCAGCAGCGCCCGTCGAGGCCGTTCGCTGAGCAGGCCGACCGGCTGCTGCATGCCGGCGGGGCGCTCCGGCGGGTGTTCGTCGAGCTTGGGGCCCAGGTGCGGGCGGAAGCTGCCGTCCCTCCCCAGGCGGCAACGGACCACATCGCCGGAGAGGCGCAGGGGGCCAGCGTGATCGTTCAGCACGATGATGCTGAGCTGGTCTACGACGGACGGTTTTACCGGGCGACACAGCGCCGACAGCTGTACAACGCCAGTCCGGACCCGATCACCCGGTACCTGATCCGCATCTCGGTGGATCGCTACCCCGGTAACCCCGAGCGCTCCAACCGCTTGTACCGGGAGAACCCGCTGACGTGGGAAGAGATCAGCCTGAGCGCCAAGGTCGGCAGTGAACCCGTCGGCTGGCGCGTGCAACATGACCGCGACGCCTTCAAGGAGCTGTGGCTGCTCTTCGAGAACGAGGACGGGCGGTACCCGCTCTACCCGGGCGAGACGACCTGGATTGAGTACTCGTACACGGTCAGCGACGACAAGTGGGGGACTTGGTTTCAGCGCGCCGTGCGGCTACCCACGGAGCGCCTGAGTGTCCGGCTCAACTTCCCCTCCGACCTGGACCCCGCAGTCTGGGGCACCGAGACCACGATGACCGCCGCAGCCTTCCCGTTCCGCACCGCGATCCACCAGGATGCGACGGGCGGCCGGCGGATCTACTCGTGGACCACCGACGACCCGCCGCTTCACGCCCGGTACCGGCTGGAGTGGAAGTTCCGCGCAAGCCCTGACCTTGAGGAGACCAGGCCGCCCATGCCCGCGACTAGCGCCAGCGAGAAGATGCGATCAATCGGTGTTGTCCAGGCCGGGGATCCGATCCTGACCAACCGGGCCCGCCCCTTCGAGTTGCCAGCAGAGGCGGAGGACGCCCGGCGCGTGGTGGCAGAGCTCAACTCCGGTGCCGAGCGAGCCGCGGGCATCCACGTCTTTAGCAAGGGCATGGGGGTTGCCGCCCCACAGCTTGGGATCGACCGGGCGGCGGCCATCGTTCGGACCGCCGACGCGGAGACCATCACGCTGCTGAACCCCCACGTGATCGAGGAGTCCGCCGAGAGTGACGAGCAGTACGAGGGCTGCTGGAGCTTCTTCGATGTGCGTGGCATGGTGCCCAGGCCGCGCAGCATCACCGTGGAGCACCAGACCATTAGCGGTGAGCGGCGGATCACGATTTTTGAGGACGCGGTGGCCCGCCTAGTAGCCCACGAGATTGATCACTTGGAAGGCATCCTCTACACGGCCCGGATGCGTAAAGGACTGAACCCGATCCCCGTGTCTGAATATCGTGGGACCGGAAAATCCTGGACTTATGGGTCTGAGGATTCCATCAGGCAGTGA
- a CDS encoding ABC transporter ATP-binding protein — MSAAPPDNDVLRARGIVKSHHGTPALRGVTLAVQEGEILAVTGARGCGKSTLLGCLSAQLPVDDGEIWFNSAPVHTLSRARREKLRRERFGYVGPEPHLVPELTARENVALPLLFAGAGHRAAHAAATEWLERLDIADYAGHRPAALVQSLRQRVAVARALAPMPTVLFADDPTAALHSDEREQVLRILASAARSHRITLVLATHDPEQARHADRTVVLVDGRLDPTAAAPAAAASPAVAAGR; from the coding sequence ATGTCAGCGGCCCCGCCCGACAACGACGTGCTCCGGGCCCGAGGGATCGTCAAGTCCCACCACGGCACACCCGCCCTGCGCGGAGTCACGCTCGCCGTGCAGGAGGGCGAGATCCTCGCGGTCACCGGAGCCCGCGGCTGCGGCAAGAGCACCCTGCTCGGCTGCCTGTCCGCCCAGCTCCCGGTCGACGACGGCGAGATCTGGTTCAACAGCGCGCCCGTGCACACCCTCAGCCGCGCCCGGCGCGAGAAGCTCCGCCGCGAGCGCTTCGGCTACGTCGGCCCCGAACCCCACCTCGTCCCGGAGCTGACGGCCCGCGAGAACGTCGCGCTGCCGCTGCTGTTCGCCGGTGCCGGCCACCGGGCCGCCCACGCCGCCGCCACCGAGTGGCTGGAGCGGCTCGACATCGCCGACTACGCGGGCCACCGGCCCGCCGCCCTGGTCCAGAGCCTGCGCCAGCGGGTCGCCGTCGCCCGGGCGCTCGCCCCGATGCCGACCGTGCTGTTCGCCGACGACCCCACCGCCGCGCTGCACAGCGACGAACGGGAGCAGGTGCTGCGGATACTCGCCAGCGCCGCCCGCTCGCACCGGATCACCCTGGTGCTCGCCACCCACGACCCCGAGCAGGCCCGCCACGCGGACCGCACCGTCGTCCTGGTCGACGGCCGCCTCGACCCGACCGCCGCCGCCCCGGCCGCAGCAGCCTCCCCGGCCGTCGCGGCCGGACGCTGA
- a CDS encoding winged helix-turn-helix domain-containing protein has protein sequence MTVSADDHRAPYVQVADALREEIHAGTLQPGQKLPSARQLADRFGVAVMTASNGVRLLREEGLVSSTQGRGTFVRRPGDDSDEAVPGAAPVSLVDRVSDLESQVKYLAGRLAAVESLLEDRPS, from the coding sequence ATGACTGTCTCTGCCGACGACCACCGCGCCCCGTATGTCCAAGTGGCTGACGCCCTTCGCGAAGAGATCCACGCCGGGACGCTGCAACCCGGCCAGAAGCTCCCGTCCGCGCGACAGTTGGCCGATCGCTTCGGTGTCGCGGTGATGACCGCGTCCAATGGAGTTCGGCTGCTTCGAGAGGAAGGGCTTGTGTCCTCCACGCAGGGCCGTGGGACCTTCGTTCGCCGGCCGGGCGATGACTCCGACGAAGCCGTCCCCGGTGCTGCACCCGTGAGCCTGGTTGATCGCGTTAGCGATCTCGAATCGCAGGTCAAGTACCTGGCTGGGCGACTTGCTGCTGTCGAGTCCCTGCTCGAAGATCGGCCCTCGTAG
- a CDS encoding gamma-aminobutyraldehyde dehydrogenase: MSELRTLRNYINGEFVDAADGRTLDVIDPTTGEVYATSPLSGAADVDAAMAAAAEAFPVWRDATPSTRQKLLLKIADAVEDRADEIVDAECRNTGKPRGLTRSEEIGPMVDQIRFFAGAARLLEGKAAGEYMDGMTSIVRREPVGVCAQVAPWNYPMMMAVWKFAPAIAAGNTVVLKPSDTTPASTVLLAEIIGGILKDLELPAGVFNVICGDRETGRLMVEHRTPAMASITGSVRAGIQVAESAAKDVKRVHLELGGKAPVVVFEDADIDEAVEGISVAGFFNAGQDCTAATRVLVHESVHDAFVAALAKAAADTRTGGVDDEDVLYGPLNNANQLKQVAGFIERLPAHAKVEAGGHRVGEVGYFYAPTVVSGLNQDDEIVQNEVFGPVITVQRFTDEDQAVSYANGVEYALASSVWTKDHARAMRMSRRLDFGCVWINTHIPLVAEMPHGGFKKSGYGKDLSSYGFEDYTRVKHVMTAI; encoded by the coding sequence GTGAGCGAGCTTCGTACGCTGCGCAACTACATCAACGGCGAGTTCGTCGATGCGGCTGACGGCCGCACGCTGGACGTGATCGACCCGACCACCGGCGAGGTCTACGCGACGTCCCCGCTGTCGGGCGCCGCAGACGTCGACGCCGCCATGGCCGCCGCCGCGGAGGCCTTCCCGGTCTGGCGCGACGCCACCCCGTCCACCCGGCAGAAGCTGCTGCTGAAGATCGCCGACGCGGTCGAGGACCGTGCCGACGAGATCGTGGACGCCGAGTGTCGCAACACCGGCAAGCCGCGCGGGCTCACCCGCTCGGAGGAGATCGGCCCGATGGTCGACCAGATCCGGTTCTTCGCCGGTGCCGCCCGCCTGCTGGAGGGCAAGGCCGCGGGCGAGTACATGGACGGCATGACCTCGATCGTCCGCCGTGAGCCGGTCGGCGTCTGCGCCCAGGTCGCGCCGTGGAACTACCCGATGATGATGGCGGTCTGGAAGTTCGCCCCGGCGATCGCCGCGGGCAACACCGTCGTCCTCAAGCCCTCCGACACCACCCCGGCCTCCACCGTGCTGCTCGCCGAGATCATCGGCGGCATCCTCAAGGACCTGGAGCTGCCGGCCGGCGTCTTCAACGTGATCTGCGGTGACCGGGAGACGGGTCGGCTGATGGTCGAGCACCGGACGCCGGCGATGGCGTCGATCACCGGTTCGGTGCGGGCGGGTATCCAGGTCGCCGAGTCGGCGGCGAAGGATGTCAAGCGGGTGCACCTGGAGCTGGGTGGCAAGGCGCCGGTGGTGGTGTTCGAGGACGCCGACATCGACGAGGCGGTCGAGGGGATCTCGGTGGCCGGTTTCTTCAACGCGGGTCAGGACTGCACGGCCGCGACCCGGGTGCTGGTGCACGAGTCGGTGCACGACGCGTTCGTGGCGGCGCTGGCCAAGGCGGCGGCGGACACCAGGACGGGTGGCGTCGACGACGAGGACGTGCTGTACGGGCCGCTGAACAACGCGAACCAGCTGAAGCAGGTGGCCGGTTTCATCGAGCGGCTGCCCGCGCACGCCAAGGTCGAGGCGGGTGGCCACCGGGTCGGCGAGGTGGGCTACTTCTACGCCCCGACCGTGGTGTCCGGGCTGAACCAGGACGACGAGATCGTCCAGAACGAGGTCTTCGGGCCGGTGATCACGGTGCAGAGGTTCACCGACGAGGACCAGGCGGTGTCGTACGCCAACGGGGTGGAGTACGCGCTGGCGTCCTCGGTCTGGACGAAGGACCACGCCCGGGCGATGCGGATGTCCCGCCGGCTGGACTTCGGCTGCGTGTGGATCAACACCCACATCCCGCTGGTCGCCGAGATGCCGCACGGCGGTTTCAAGAAGTCCGGGTACGGCAAGGACCTGTCCTCGTACGGCTTCGAGGACTACACCCGGGTCAAGCACGTGATGACCGCGATCTGA
- a CDS encoding Lrp/AsnC family transcriptional regulator gives MANRDRNASVPLDAASKAIIEQLQEDGRRPYAAIGKAVGLSEAAVRQRVQKLLDQGVMQIVAVTDPLTVGFTRQAMVGIRVEGDIEPVADALAAFDEVDYVVCTAGSFDLLAELVCEDDEHLLELINKRIRALPGVRSTESFVYLKLRKQTYTWGTR, from the coding sequence GTGGCCAACCGCGACCGGAACGCCAGCGTTCCCCTCGACGCCGCCTCCAAGGCGATCATCGAGCAGCTCCAGGAGGACGGACGGCGTCCGTACGCCGCCATCGGCAAGGCCGTGGGCCTGTCGGAGGCAGCCGTGCGGCAACGCGTCCAGAAGCTGCTCGACCAAGGCGTGATGCAGATCGTCGCCGTCACCGATCCCCTCACCGTCGGGTTCACCCGCCAGGCGATGGTGGGGATCCGGGTCGAGGGCGACATCGAGCCCGTGGCGGACGCACTGGCCGCCTTCGACGAGGTCGACTACGTCGTCTGCACCGCAGGCTCGTTCGACCTCCTCGCCGAGCTGGTGTGCGAGGACGACGAGCACCTGCTCGAACTGATCAACAAGCGCATCCGCGCGCTTCCCGGCGTGCGGAGCACCGAGAGCTTCGTTTATCTGAAGCTCCGGAAACAGACCTACACCTGGGGCACCCGATGA
- a CDS encoding DUF3987 domain-containing protein: MSPELHLVDPTETARPTRAGNPLYDPAPGLERPSRPGPVPDPAVFCGWVGETVRELDPTTEADPVAVLVNLLSAGGAVIGPGPFLWIGNDRHPALIWALTVGATAAGRKGAASNTVRRLLKAAVPEFIATNTPSGLSSGEGLIEAVRDGDTDPKTGKESEGVLDKRLWVVESEYGITMARARREGSSLGGVLRQAWNGEDLGVMNRQAMHATAPHIALIGHISPRELRAKMQDSELAGGTYNRFLPVFVHRNSLLPDAAGAPENLVTNLASAWRTVLSDARRVGEVQLTEQAAQLWREEVYPALSGGEDDDGPLAEFTARAAPYAKRTAMVYALLDHKQHIEEEHLRAAWALIRYARASAAHILGPAASGTGDPNLDKLAAAVRAAGGGGLTQSEVQVMFKRQNATQRGELTARLCRMDGYAAAQLPGEGRPQTVYIYAPPAD, encoded by the coding sequence ATGAGCCCCGAACTGCACCTGGTCGACCCGACCGAAACCGCCCGACCAACCCGGGCGGGGAACCCGCTCTACGACCCCGCACCCGGCCTCGAACGGCCCAGCCGCCCCGGTCCCGTCCCGGATCCCGCCGTGTTCTGCGGCTGGGTCGGGGAGACCGTCCGCGAACTCGACCCCACCACCGAGGCCGACCCCGTCGCTGTCCTGGTGAACCTGCTCTCCGCCGGAGGCGCGGTCATCGGACCGGGCCCGTTCCTGTGGATCGGCAACGACCGCCACCCCGCACTCATCTGGGCCCTGACCGTCGGCGCGACCGCTGCCGGCCGCAAGGGCGCCGCCTCCAACACCGTGCGCCGCCTGCTCAAGGCCGCCGTCCCGGAGTTCATCGCCACCAACACCCCCTCCGGGCTCTCCTCCGGCGAGGGCCTGATCGAAGCCGTCCGCGACGGCGACACCGACCCCAAGACCGGCAAGGAGAGCGAGGGCGTGCTGGACAAGCGCCTGTGGGTGGTGGAGTCCGAGTACGGCATCACCATGGCCCGCGCCCGCCGCGAAGGCTCCAGCCTCGGGGGCGTGCTGCGGCAGGCATGGAACGGCGAGGACCTGGGCGTGATGAACCGCCAGGCCATGCACGCCACCGCCCCGCACATCGCCCTGATCGGCCACATCTCCCCGCGCGAACTGCGCGCCAAGATGCAGGACAGCGAGCTCGCCGGAGGCACCTACAACCGGTTCCTGCCGGTCTTCGTGCACCGCAACTCGCTGCTGCCCGATGCGGCCGGGGCGCCGGAGAACCTGGTCACCAACCTCGCCTCCGCCTGGCGCACCGTCCTCTCCGATGCCCGCCGCGTCGGCGAAGTGCAGCTCACCGAGCAGGCCGCGCAGCTCTGGCGGGAGGAGGTGTATCCGGCGCTGTCCGGCGGCGAGGACGACGACGGGCCCCTCGCGGAGTTCACCGCCCGCGCCGCCCCCTACGCCAAGCGCACCGCCATGGTCTACGCACTGCTCGACCACAAGCAGCACATCGAAGAGGAGCACCTCCGCGCTGCGTGGGCCCTCATCCGGTACGCCCGGGCGAGTGCCGCGCACATCCTGGGCCCGGCCGCCAGCGGCACCGGTGACCCGAACCTCGACAAGCTCGCAGCTGCCGTCAGAGCGGCCGGGGGTGGTGGCCTGACCCAGTCCGAGGTGCAGGTCATGTTCAAGCGCCAGAACGCCACCCAGCGCGGCGAACTGACCGCCCGCCTGTGCCGGATGGACGGGTACGCCGCCGCACAGCTGCCCGGCGAGGGCCGCCCGCAGACCGTCTACATCTACGCGCCACCGGCCGACTGA
- a CDS encoding aspartate aminotransferase family protein gives MSIPTADSAAGQAVKAADRAHVFHSWSAQALIDPLAVAGAEGSYFWDYDGNRYLDFSSQLVNTNIGHQHPKVVAAIQEQAGKLCTIAPGFAVESRSEAARLIAERTPGDLDKIFFTNGGAEANENAIRLARLHTGRQKVLSTYRSYHGATANAIALTGDPRRWANETGVSGIVHFWGPYPYRSNFHAENEAQECERSLAHLEQTLAFEGPGTVAAIILETVVGTAGILVPPAGYLAGVREICDRYGIVFILDEVMAGFGRTGAWFAADHWGITPDLLTFAKGVNSGYVPLGGVAISAEIAATFAERPFPGGLTYSGHPLACASAVATLTTMAEEGIVENAAHIGETVLGPGLRELAERHPSIGEVRGMGVFWALDLVKDRATREPLVPYNAAGAANAPMAELAAACKQRGLWPFVNMNRFHVVPPCTVTEEEAKAGLAVLDEALTVADAHTV, from the coding sequence ATGAGCATCCCCACCGCTGACTCAGCCGCCGGGCAGGCCGTCAAGGCCGCCGACCGCGCGCACGTCTTCCACTCGTGGTCCGCCCAGGCACTGATCGACCCCCTCGCGGTGGCCGGTGCCGAGGGCTCCTACTTCTGGGACTACGACGGCAACCGCTACCTCGACTTCTCCTCGCAGCTGGTCAACACCAACATCGGCCACCAGCACCCCAAGGTGGTCGCCGCGATCCAGGAGCAGGCCGGCAAGCTCTGCACCATCGCCCCCGGCTTCGCCGTCGAGTCCCGCAGCGAGGCGGCCCGGCTGATCGCCGAGCGCACCCCCGGCGACCTCGACAAGATCTTCTTCACCAACGGCGGCGCCGAGGCCAACGAGAACGCCATCCGGCTGGCCCGGCTGCACACCGGCCGGCAGAAGGTGCTCTCCACGTACCGCTCGTACCACGGTGCGACCGCCAACGCGATCGCGCTCACCGGCGACCCCCGGCGCTGGGCCAACGAGACCGGCGTCTCCGGCATCGTGCACTTCTGGGGCCCGTACCCCTACCGCTCGAACTTCCACGCCGAGAACGAGGCGCAGGAGTGCGAGCGCTCCCTCGCCCACCTGGAGCAGACCCTCGCCTTCGAGGGGCCGGGCACGGTCGCCGCGATCATCCTGGAGACGGTGGTCGGCACCGCCGGCATCCTCGTCCCGCCGGCCGGCTACCTGGCCGGCGTCCGGGAGATCTGCGACCGGTACGGCATCGTCTTCATCCTGGACGAGGTCATGGCCGGCTTCGGCCGCACCGGCGCCTGGTTCGCCGCCGACCACTGGGGGATCACCCCGGACCTGCTGACCTTCGCCAAGGGTGTCAACTCCGGGTACGTGCCGCTGGGCGGTGTGGCGATCTCCGCGGAGATCGCCGCGACCTTCGCCGAGCGGCCCTTCCCCGGCGGCCTCACCTACTCCGGCCACCCGCTGGCCTGCGCCTCCGCGGTCGCCACCCTCACCACCATGGCCGAGGAGGGCATCGTCGAGAACGCCGCGCACATCGGCGAGACGGTGCTCGGCCCGGGCCTGCGCGAGCTGGCGGAGCGGCACCCGTCCATCGGCGAGGTCCGCGGCATGGGCGTGTTCTGGGCGCTGGACCTGGTGAAGGACCGCGCCACCCGCGAGCCGCTGGTGCCGTACAACGCGGCCGGTGCGGCCAACGCGCCGATGGCCGAGCTGGCCGCGGCGTGCAAGCAGCGCGGTCTGTGGCCGTTCGTCAACATGAACCGCTTCCATGTCGTCCCGCCGTGCACCGTCACGGAGGAGGAGGCGAAGGCCGGCCTCGCCGTCCTGGACGAGGCACTCACCGTCGCGGACGCGCACACCGTCTGA
- the rlmN gene encoding 23S rRNA (adenine(2503)-C(2))-methyltransferase RlmN, giving the protein MPKPGELTFVAPRGAKPPRHLADLSPAERKEAVAELGEQPFRAKQLSNHYFGRMSNDPETWTDIPAASRGKLTESLLPDLMSVVRHVSCDDDATRKTLWKLFDGTLVESVLMRYPDRVTMCISSQAGCGMNCPFCATGQAGLTRNLSTAEIVEQIAAGMRDLKTGAVAGGEARLSNVVFMGMGEPLANYNRVLASIRRLTDPAPDGFGLSQRGITVSTVGLVPAMHRFADEGLSCRLALSLHAPDDELRDELVPVNTRWKVDEVLDAAWNYAEKSGRRISIEYALIKDINDQAWRADLLGRLIKNHRVHVNLIPLNPTPGSKWTASRPEDEREFVRRLQAHGVPTTVRDTRGQEIDGACGQLAAAG; this is encoded by the coding sequence ATGCCTAAGCCCGGAGAACTGACCTTCGTCGCGCCGCGCGGCGCCAAGCCCCCGCGACACCTTGCCGACCTCAGCCCCGCCGAGCGCAAGGAGGCCGTCGCCGAGCTGGGCGAGCAGCCGTTCCGCGCCAAGCAGCTGTCCAACCACTACTTCGGTCGGATGTCGAACGACCCGGAGACCTGGACGGACATTCCCGCAGCCAGCCGCGGCAAGCTGACCGAGAGCCTCCTGCCCGACCTGATGTCCGTCGTCCGGCACGTGTCCTGCGACGACGACGCCACCCGCAAGACGCTCTGGAAGCTCTTCGACGGCACCCTCGTGGAGTCGGTGCTGATGCGCTACCCGGACCGGGTCACCATGTGCATCAGCTCGCAGGCCGGCTGCGGCATGAACTGCCCGTTCTGCGCGACCGGCCAGGCGGGTCTGACCCGCAACCTCTCGACGGCCGAGATCGTCGAGCAGATCGCGGCCGGCATGCGCGACCTGAAGACCGGCGCGGTCGCCGGCGGCGAGGCCCGGCTGTCCAACGTCGTCTTCATGGGCATGGGCGAGCCGCTCGCCAACTACAACCGGGTGCTGGCGTCGATCCGTCGCCTCACCGACCCGGCGCCGGACGGCTTCGGGCTCTCCCAGCGCGGCATCACGGTCTCCACGGTGGGCCTCGTCCCGGCGATGCACCGGTTCGCCGACGAGGGCCTCAGCTGCCGCCTCGCCCTCTCGCTGCACGCCCCGGACGACGAGCTGCGCGACGAGCTCGTCCCGGTGAACACCCGCTGGAAGGTCGACGAGGTGCTGGACGCCGCGTGGAACTACGCGGAAAAGTCCGGCCGCCGGATCTCCATCGAGTACGCGCTGATCAAGGACATCAACGACCAGGCGTGGCGGGCGGACCTGCTCGGCCGGCTGATCAAGAACCACCGGGTGCACGTCAACCTGATCCCGCTCAACCCGACGCCGGGTTCCAAGTGGACGGCCTCCCGTCCGGAGGACGAGCGAGAGTTCGTCCGCCGGCTGCAGGCGCACGGTGTGCCGACCACGGTGCGCGACACCCGCGGCCAGGAGATCGACGGCGCCTGCGGCCAGCTCGCCGCCGCCGGCTGA
- a CDS encoding aspartate aminotransferase family protein, producing the protein MTAEPAPKDLSKTAYDHLWMHFTRMSSYEHSPVPTIVRGQGTYVWDDKGRKYLDGLAGLFVVQAGHGREELAEAAAKQAKELAFFPVWSYAHPKAVELAERLANYAPGDLNKVFFSTGGGEAVETAWKLAKQYFKLTGKPTKYKVISRAVAYHGTPQGALSITGLPGLKAPFEPLVPGTHKAPNTNIYRAPAYLAGPDGTVDPEAYGRWCADEIEQAILFEGPETVAAVFVEPVQNAGGCFPPPPGYFQRLREICDRHDVLLVSDEVICAFGRLGTMFGADKFGYVPDMITCAKGMTSGYSPIGATIISDRIAEPFYKGDNTFLHGYTFGGHPVSSAVALANLDIFEREGLNQHVLDNEANFLGTLNKLRDLPIVGDVRGNGFFYGIELVKDKATKESFNDDEVERVLYGFLSKALFDNGLYCRADDRGDPVVQLAPPLISDQSTFDEIEQILRTSLTDAWAKI; encoded by the coding sequence ATGACAGCCGAGCCGGCGCCGAAGGACCTTTCCAAGACCGCATACGACCACCTGTGGATGCACTTCACCCGCATGTCGTCGTACGAGCACTCCCCCGTCCCCACCATCGTGCGGGGCCAGGGCACCTACGTCTGGGACGACAAGGGCAGGAAGTACCTGGACGGCCTCGCCGGCCTGTTCGTGGTACAGGCCGGCCACGGCCGCGAGGAGCTGGCCGAGGCCGCCGCCAAGCAGGCCAAGGAGCTCGCCTTCTTCCCGGTGTGGAGCTACGCCCACCCGAAGGCCGTCGAGCTGGCCGAGCGCCTCGCCAACTACGCCCCGGGCGACCTCAACAAGGTCTTCTTCTCCACCGGTGGCGGCGAGGCCGTCGAGACCGCCTGGAAGCTCGCCAAGCAGTACTTCAAGCTGACCGGCAAGCCGACCAAGTACAAGGTCATCTCGCGTGCCGTCGCCTACCACGGCACCCCGCAGGGCGCGCTGTCCATCACCGGCCTGCCGGGCCTGAAGGCCCCGTTCGAGCCGCTGGTGCCGGGCACCCACAAGGCGCCGAACACCAACATCTACCGCGCCCCGGCGTACCTGGCGGGCCCGGACGGCACCGTCGACCCCGAGGCCTACGGCCGCTGGTGCGCCGACGAGATCGAGCAGGCCATCCTCTTCGAGGGCCCCGAGACCGTCGCCGCCGTCTTCGTCGAGCCGGTGCAGAACGCCGGTGGCTGCTTCCCGCCGCCGCCCGGGTACTTCCAGCGCCTGCGCGAGATCTGCGACCGCCACGACGTGCTGCTCGTGTCGGACGAGGTCATCTGCGCCTTCGGCCGCCTGGGCACCATGTTCGGCGCCGACAAGTTCGGCTACGTGCCGGACATGATCACCTGCGCCAAGGGCATGACCTCCGGCTACTCGCCGATCGGCGCGACGATCATCTCGGACCGCATCGCCGAGCCGTTCTACAAGGGCGACAACACCTTCCTGCACGGCTACACCTTCGGCGGCCACCCGGTGTCCTCCGCGGTCGCGCTGGCCAACCTCGACATCTTCGAGCGCGAGGGCCTCAACCAGCACGTGCTGGACAACGAGGCGAACTTCCTCGGCACCCTGAACAAGCTGCGCGACCTGCCGATCGTCGGCGACGTCCGCGGCAACGGGTTCTTCTACGGCATCGAGCTCGTGAAGGACAAGGCCACCAAGGAGTCGTTCAACGACGACGAGGTGGAGCGCGTCCTCTACGGCTTCCTGTCGAAGGCCCTGTTCGACAACGGCCTGTACTGCCGCGCCGACGACCGTGGCGACCCGGTCGTGCAGCTGGCTCCGCCGCTGATCTCCGACCAGTCGACCTTCGACGAGATCGAGCAGATCCTGCGGACCAGCCTCACCGACGCGTGGGCCAAGATCTGA